The Treponema succinifaciens DSM 2489 region AATTTTGATGAAAATAGACGGATGTTAATTACGTTTTGGAAATACAATCCAAAATATAATAATAAATTTGAATACATTTTTGAAAATAAAAATAAAAGAATAAAAATATTAATGGAGAAAAAAGATGCCGCAAGCTATGCCATTACAAGAAGTTAGAGTGATAGGTGTTTGCTCTGAAAAATCAAAGGGTGAATGGGAAGAAATAAAAAAAGGTCAATCAATGACTCGTCACTCTCATGGTGGCTCTTTTTTACGAATTGCTACTGTTGACATTGGATATGGACATTCTGGTGTTGAAAAAATGAATTCATCCCAATTAAAACAATATGATAGCTCTATAGAAACAGATAGCTCAGGAATTGCCTTTGCGTTTATAAAATATTGGAATGCAGATGGATATAATGGTGGAAATTTTACATACGAAAATGATACATTGACCGGAACTTATTGTACAAAATCGACACGTTTGTTAATACAGTCATAAATACAGTCTAATAAAACTATCTGATTAATACTATAAAATTTTTTTGCAAAAGTAATAAAAAAAACATAATATATAAGCAACCATATAGAATGAACCAGAATATAAGAAAGAAACTAGAGGCTTATTATATTTCAAGCGTTTAGAATATATAATGGCAATATAAATCCGCCGCCTGCTTCGGCAACTACAGATAGAACCGAACATAGAGACTATTATGCTGATTTAGTTATAGAATTAGGAAGTGATTAAGTATGAATAAGAAGTTCCTACTTTCTTTTATTATATTGTGTTCAGTCTTTGTTTCATGCATTTCAATGTCAGACACCCAAAAAAATGAATTAATAATTTTAAATCCTACACTATTCCATAATGAGGATAATTTTGTATTTATCGGAAAAATAAATTTATCAACAAACAGATTTGTGGAAATTTATTTTACAGAATATTTATTTGCTAATAACAGGGCAACTTATAGATTAGTATTTTTTGACAATAACAATTCAATTTCATGTTATAAAATTGAAGATAAGCCAATTTTAATAAATAATATTCTAGTATTTCCATATAAAAAGGAACTTGGAAACGAAATAAAGATAAAGGATAATATTCCGAATAATATATATTTAAATGGAGAAATAATAGAATTACTTATAATAAGATAACTATCAAGTAAAGCAGTTCTTAAAGCTAACGAGTTGCTGTTACAAATTACATCTAACGAATAAAATAGTTTAATGATTGTCAGGAGAAACAGAGAAATGTCAGATGATTCAAAACTAAGAGCCTACTTGTTCACTGTGGAAATCGACGGAATAGAGACAGCGAGGTTCCAGAAATGCGAGGGGCTTGAGGCTGAGACCTATGTCTATGAAGTTGAAGAGGGAGGCCTGAACCACAACACAAGAAAGTTCAGGGGAAGGACGCGGTTTCCAAATTTAATCCTTGAGAAAGGGATAACTGAGAACGACTCGCTTTTCAACTGGTTCAAGGAGACGTGCCTTGAGAACAAGAAGCTGGAAAGAAAGAACGGGTCAGTGGCGCTAAAAGACACAGAAGGAAACGAAGTGAAAAGATGGAATTTCTTCCGTGCCTTTCCCTGCCGCTGGATAGGACCGAAGCTGGTGACAAATCTTGGGAGCGACTTTGCGGTTGAAAGAATAGGGATAGCGCACGAAGGTGTCGAAGTTGATAATGATTTGGCAGAAGTTAGCTATGGTATAGCAACTCCAGTTGGCAAAACTTGGAATGATGCTCAGTACGTTACAAGTGTTTGGGGAAAACGAAATTCATTTATTGTAGATAACGGTGAGAAAACTTTATCTGGTCATAATGGAATGGATTTTGCAGCTCCTCAAGGGACAAGAATAAATGCAGTAAAATCAGGTACAGTTAGTAAAGTCGAAAATGATGAAAAAAATATTCATGGTTATGGTAAATATATTGTAATTACTCATGAAGACGGAACAAGTACCTTATATGCTCATCAAAGTAAAATAATTGTTTATGAAGGAGAAACTGTTGAGGCAGGAGAAAAAATAGGAGAAGTCGGAAAAACGGGTAAAGTAACAGGTCCGCATTTGCATCTTGGTTATGATGGAAATAAAAATGGAAAATTTACTAATAGCGAACAACTCGATGATCCAGCTAAATTATTATATTCGGATGGTAATTAATGAAAAAAAAATTATTTATCTTATTTTTATTTATTTTAGGATTTTTTTCATTATATGCAGAACAAAGCATTGAAATTTCTGGCAAAATAATACATCTTGAAGATTCATTAGAAAAAATAAAAGAAAAATTCGGTTCTGAAGAGGAATATTTTGAAATTCCTTTTGAATATAATTCTGATTGGGATTCTGTTTGCTATAGATATGAAAATTTTACTGTTTATACATATCGAGTAACAGAAATGCCATATTGTATTGCAGTATTTGGAAATGATTTCGTTTTAGATATTAATAACAAAAAAATAAATGGCAATTCAAAAAAACAGGAAATCGAATCTCTTCTTGGGGAAGAACTTGAATTTGACTATAAAGATAAAAACAATAATTTATCATATATCCATTATTTACCCGATTTCATAGAAGTCGCTTTTGTATTTGATGAGAATGAAGTATTACAAAAATTTTGTCTTCAATATGTACCCATGGATTAAAGTAATTGTTTGAAATATTTTTTTTAAGCAGAACAACAACTTATTTATCATTCCAAGCTGATGCTTCACGGCTCTATTTTATAAAGGAGATTAAATTACAATATGATACAGATATTGTATTCTTAAAACCAATGAATTGCCGCAAAGTGGTGAAATCAGAAGATTAAGATTTTAGAGGTAATTATGAAATATTTTAATAAAGTCGTTGCTGTCGTTTTTTTGTTATTTGTAAACTTTATTAATGTTTATTCAAATGAGTATTTGAATAAATTTTTCGGTGAACAGAAGTATATTGTAAAAGAAATTTTTATTGGAAACAAACAAATGCTTTTTGCAGGCACATGCAAAAATTTTTCAAAACAGATATATGATAAAGCAATTATTTATGAAATACAGAATAATGATGATTTTATACCTCATATTACGTTTACTGAAAATAAAATTTCAACTGTTAATTCTATTCTTTTTTCATCTTACATAAAAGGAAAAAAGTTTTATGGCTGGAAAATTGTAATTACAGAAAAAGATGGTTACATCGATACAGATTATTATGCTGAAAATGGAAAGAATGTGGCAGATGGAATTTCAATATATTGGGATAATGCTAATAAAGAATTTAAACAATCTGAATTTGATACGAGTCAATTATAATGAAAATTATCTTTCTTTTAATACTACTTAGTTTTGGAATAATTTATGCAGAAAGTTTTACGAATACTCAAAAGTTTGATAAAAATTCTATAAGAAACCTCAGCATTTCTTTGAAGTACGAGAGCTTGTATATTTCAAATACAAAGGGAAATGAAATATTTATCACCATTGAAGCAAATAAACAAGGCTTGCTTCCTGAAATCATTGTTCAGAATGATTGTTTTGCGGTAAAAACTGTGGCAGATAAACCTTTGGATAATTTTTTGTGTGATGTAAATATCTTTATTCCTGACAATTATGATTTAAATTCATTGTTTATAGAAAATAATATGGGGAAGACAAATATAGAAAATACCAGTGCGAAATTGATGAAAATTGAGACAGAAGGACAAAACAACTATAGCAATCTTAATGCCGATTCTTTTGAGCTGAATGATATGGGAGATAGTAACAGTATTATCAAAAATTTGAACTGCAATTATTTTAAAATAAACAGATTTATGGGAAAGACTCAGTTATCTCTAAAACATCCTCCTTTAACTGAATCAAGCATAAGGGCTAAAAATGGAGAAATAGAAATTTCTTTAGAGGAAAATGAGAGTTATTCTTTCTTTGTAAAGTCTTTTAATTCAAAATTAATAAACCGATTTAACAACACTGAGACAGCTTATATTCGTGATGGAAAGAAGATAGTTCAAAATAAAGGAAGCTCCTTTATAAATATTCAAACCCACACTGGAAACATAATTTTAGCAAGAGATTGAATTATCTTCCAAATCTAACGAAAATGAATTAAATAAGACAATTTAATAACTGTCAGGAGAAACAGAGAAATGTCAGATGATTCAAAACTAAGGGCTTACTTGTTTACTGTGGAGATTGACGGAATAGAGACAGCGAGGTTCCAGAAATGCGAGGGGCTTGAGGCTGAGACCTATGTCTATGAAGTTGAAGAGGGAGGCCTGAACCACACCACAAGAAAGTTCAGGGGAAGGACTCGGTTTCCAAATTTAATCCTTGAGAAAGGGATAACTGAGAACGACTCGCTTTTCAACTGGTTCAAGGAGACGTGCCTTGAGAACAAGAAGCTGGAAAGAAAGAACGGGTCAGTGGTGCTAAAAGACACAGAAGGAAACGAAGTGAAAAGATGGAATTTCTTCCGTGCCTTTCCATGCCGGTGGATAGGACCAAAACTGGTTACAAATCTTGGGAGCGACTTTGCGGTTGAAAGAATAGAGATAGCGCACGAAGGAATTGAAGTTGATAATGATTCTGAATCGCAAGAAAACGATAATTGGTTTCATATTGGGAAGAATATGTCTGAAGAAACGAATTTTATTGGAACAGAAGAATCTTCTGCAGATGAATTGGAAGATAATAATATTCCGCAGTTAAATGGTAGTGCAGATCAATTTGCAACAAATATGGAAGACTTAGTGGGAACTCCCTATGTTTGGGGAGGAAATACTCCTGAAAATGGTGGTATGGATTGTTCCGGATCCATAATCTATGGACTCAATAAAATGGGTAATGATATACTAGATCAATCAGCTAGTGATTTATATAATAATTATACTGAACCTGCTACTGGAAATGTGCAACGAGGTGATTTGCGATTTTTAAGAGATTCTGATGGAAATATTACACATGTCCAGACAATAACAGATGTAAATGGAACTAGAGTTAATGCAAGTGGTGGACCGGAAAATAGCATAGAAAATCCAGGGATTATAGAATTACTAGATCCGCCTTTGCCAACATCAGGTGATATTAGACGATTACATTTTTAGGTGATATCAATGAATATATTATTTAGAAAAATTAGTTTAGGAATTTTAATTTTATTTATTTTTAGTAGTTATTGCTATTCTGAAAATGAAAAAAAATTTCTTAATAATTTTTTCGATGGAGATGAATACCAAATTCAGCATGTTCTTATCTGTGGAAATGACATGAATCTTGCAATAAAATATAAAGACTCTTCACGGTTTATCGTTGAGAAAGCTATCATTTATCAATTAGAAAAAAATACTATAATTCCGCACATAAAATTTACTAAAGATAAGATAGAAATTAAAAATGAAGCAGTTTTTTCTTCGAATATTAAAGGAAAAGATTTTTACGGTTGGAAAATCAAAATTACCGAGAAGTCTGGATTCATTAGAACAACATATTATTGCGAGAATGGTAAAAATATAGCTGATGGAATATCTTTATTTTGGGATAAGAATAGAAACACTTTTATTAAATATGAAATAGATAGAAGTCAATGGTGAGCATATAGGCGAGAGGGAAAGAATTCGGGGTTAAATTGACGCTTACAAACAGTTCCTAAAGCCAATGAGTTGCTGACACCTGATGGAGAATAGAATGAAAAGAAAAATTTATTTGCTTGCAATTTTGCTAAGCACATTTTCTTTGTTTGCTGAAAACAATTTAAGAGACTTGATTGGAAATAACGCTCAAGACTTAAAAACACTGTCAAAAAAAGAGCCTATATTCGGAGCAGATTCAAAAATTGTTTACAGGATTGATGCAAAAAAATAAATGATTTAAAAAACGAAAGACCGTATCTGCTTTCACATTGCATCAAAAATTATTTAGACAAATACAATGATATAACGAAAAGCGATATTTTGATGTATTTAAATTCAGAATCAGAATTCATTTTATATGACTATTTTCCACAAGCCATAGAATACAAATCTTACACTAAGTTGAGGCTGGATAATATGGTAATAGGTGAAACAAGTTTTTGCTCCTCAATAGAAGAGTTAAAAGCCGACGCAATATTTACGTATCATATATATTTCATTGACGGAGAGGATATATATCAGTTCTATATTAATTATATATGTTCAGAATCCGAAAAAGAATGTTTGTCTGAATTAACTGATATTTTTGACAAAAAAGATGATGTGCTTTATTGGAAAAGCAAAGACTCCCGCTATGACCTATTTCTTCTGCTGGAAAAAAAAGACGGCAAAATACCATGTTATCTCTTGGATTTTCAAGAATTATATGAAAATATTTGTTCTAACCTAAAAATCAATGGTAAAACAGTTCAAATAAGACAATTTAATGATTGTCAGGAGAAACAGAGAAATGTCAGATGATTCAAAACTAAGGCTATGAATTTAAATTGATGACTTTTTGTTTTTTTCTTGCAATGCCCGGGCGGGACTTGCCCGGTAAGAGTTTTATAAAAAACTATTCGTTCCTTACGATTTTTGCGGCGGCAACAAGGTTTTTAAGGCTGGCAACTGTTTCTTTTTCGCCGCGGGTCTTGAGTCCGCAGTCCGGATTTATCCAGAGCTTCTGTTTCGGAACGTAATTTTCCATTTTTTTAACGGCAGAAACGATTTCTTCTACGGTTGGAACGCGAGGGCTGTGGATGTCGTAAACGCCCGGGCCAACCTGCGTGCGGAAATTGTTTTCCTTAAGAGCGGAAAGAATTGTAAGGTCTCCGCGGCTTGCTTCAAATGTGATTACGTCCGCGTCCATGTTGTCAATGTCTTTGATAATGTCGTTGAATTCGCTGTAGCACATGTGTGTATGAATCTGGGTTTCTGGTCTTACGCCGGAATGTACAAGGCGGAACGCCGGGATTGCCCAGTCAAGGTATTCTGTGTGCCAGTCTGAATGTCGCAGCGGAAGTTTTTCGCGCAATGCGGCTTCATCAATCTGGATGATTTTGATTCCGTTCTTTTCAAGGTCAAGAACTTCTTCCCGGATTGCAAGCGCAATCTGCAGAACTTGTGTCTTTAGGCTGATGTCCTCGCGCGGGAATGACCAGTTCAAGATTGTTACCGGTCCTGTTAACATTCCTTTTACCGGAGCGCTTGTGCAGCTCTGCGCAAATGTCGACCATTCAACTGTGATGGCTGATTTTCTTGAAACGTCGCCCCATACTACCGGCGGTTTTACGCAGCGTGTTCCGTAAGACTGAACCCACGCTTTTTCTGTAAAGAGGAATCCTTCAAGGTTTTCGCCAAAGTATTCAACCATGTCGTTTCGTTCGTATTCGCCGTGAACAAGAACGTCAAGACCAAGCTCTTCCTGAAGCTTAATGCATTCCGCAATCTTGTTTTTGTTGAATTCCTTGTACTGCCCGGCTGTAATCTGGTCTTTTTTGAATGCGCTGCGGTTTGCGCGAACATCTTTTGTCTGCGGAAATGAGCCGATTGTTGTTGTAGGGAACAGCGGCAGGTTCAGGGCATTTTTCTGGATTTCCTCGCGTTCTTCAAATGCAGGAAGACGAGTGTAGTCCTTTTCGCCAAGTCCGTTGATTTTTGAGGCAAGCACAGAATTTTCCTGGACGCGTTCGTTCTTGAACAAATCCTGGTTTCTGTTAAAAAGATTTGAATTAGGGTCTTTTCCGTCGATAATCCGGGAAAGATCTGTAAGCTCAAATAGTTTTTCGCGCGCAAAAGAAAAGTGCTTTAGAATATCGCTTGAAAGTTTGATTTCGTTTCTGATTGTGTAAGGAACGTGGAGCAGCGAGCATGAGGTTGAAAGAACTACTTCCGCTTCTGTGGCCGCCTTGATTTTGTTCACAAGTTCAATTGTTTTTGCGTAGTTGTTTTTCCAGATGTTTTTTCCGTTTACAACACCGGCAAAAAGAATTTTGTCCTTAGGGAAACCTTCTTTCTGAAGAAGATTCAAAGTTTCTTTTCCTTCTATAAAATCAAGTCCTATGGCATCGAACGGAAGTTCTGTGACAGTCTTGTAGCTGTCGCGGATGTCGCCGAAATATGTCTCAAGAAGTACGCTCAGTTTTTTTTCGTCAAGCACGATTTTGTAGAGTTTTTCAAAAAGAACTCTGTCGTCGGCTGTTGTGTCATGAACAAGGGCAGGCTCTTCAATCTGAACCCATTTTGCGCCGGCTTCCGCAGCTTTCGCCAGAAGCTCCTTGTAAAGATTTGCGGCTTTTTCCGCATAGGCGCATAAATTTTTTGTTCCCTTATAGTGCGCAAGCTTAAGGAATGTGTATGGACCGATTACATTTATTTTTGTCTCTGTGCCTGTTTCTTTTGCCTCGTTGAATTCTTCAAGAATTTTTGTTGCGTCCAAAGCAAGTTCAGTGCTGTCGTCAAATTCCGGCACAATGTAGTGGTAGTTTGTATTGAACCATTTTTTCATTGGAAGAGCCGTAACGTCGTTTCCGCCTTCCTGATAGCCGCGCGCCATCGCAAAGAACGTGTCGAGTTTTGAAAGTCCGAGTTTTTTGTATCTTTCCGGAATAGCTCCAAGCATAAAGGCAGTGTCGAGCATTCCGTCATAAAAAGAAAAGTCGTTTGAAGAAATAAAATCAATTCCGTCGTTTTTCTGAGTGTGCCAGTTTGAAAGCTTAAGCTCATGGGCGACTTTGTTCAATTCTTCCTGAGAAATTTCTTTTGCAAAATATTTTTCAGAGGCGAATTTAA contains the following coding sequences:
- a CDS encoding YolA family protein, whose translation is MPQAMPLQEVRVIGVCSEKSKGEWEEIKKGQSMTRHSHGGSFLRIATVDIGYGHSGVEKMNSSQLKQYDSSIETDSSGIAFAFIKYWNADGYNGGNFTYENDTLTGTYCTKSTRLLIQS
- the metE gene encoding 5-methyltetrahydropteroyltriglutamate--homocysteine S-methyltransferase; this translates as MSKTRISVIGYPRIGSLRELKFASEKYFAKEISQEELNKVAHELKLSNWHTQKNDGIDFISSNDFSFYDGMLDTAFMLGAIPERYKKLGLSKLDTFFAMARGYQEGGNDVTALPMKKWFNTNYHYIVPEFDDSTELALDATKILEEFNEAKETGTETKINVIGPYTFLKLAHYKGTKNLCAYAEKAANLYKELLAKAAEAGAKWVQIEEPALVHDTTADDRVLFEKLYKIVLDEKKLSVLLETYFGDIRDSYKTVTELPFDAIGLDFIEGKETLNLLQKEGFPKDKILFAGVVNGKNIWKNNYAKTIELVNKIKAATEAEVVLSTSCSLLHVPYTIRNEIKLSSDILKHFSFAREKLFELTDLSRIIDGKDPNSNLFNRNQDLFKNERVQENSVLASKINGLGEKDYTRLPAFEEREEIQKNALNLPLFPTTTIGSFPQTKDVRANRSAFKKDQITAGQYKEFNKNKIAECIKLQEELGLDVLVHGEYERNDMVEYFGENLEGFLFTEKAWVQSYGTRCVKPPVVWGDVSRKSAITVEWSTFAQSCTSAPVKGMLTGPVTILNWSFPREDISLKTQVLQIALAIREEVLDLEKNGIKIIQIDEAALREKLPLRHSDWHTEYLDWAIPAFRLVHSGVRPETQIHTHMCYSEFNDIIKDIDNMDADVITFEASRGDLTILSALKENNFRTQVGPGVYDIHSPRVPTVEEIVSAVKKMENYVPKQKLWINPDCGLKTRGEKETVASLKNLVAAAKIVRNE
- a CDS encoding phage tail protein, which translates into the protein MSDDSKLRAYLFTVEIDGIETARFQKCEGLEAETYVYEVEEGGLNHNTRKFRGRTRFPNLILEKGITENDSLFNWFKETCLENKKLERKNGSVALKDTEGNEVKRWNFFRAFPCRWIGPKLVTNLGSDFAVERIGIAHEGVEVDNDLAEVSYGIATPVGKTWNDAQYVTSVWGKRNSFIVDNGEKTLSGHNGMDFAAPQGTRINAVKSGTVSKVENDEKNIHGYGKYIVITHEDGTSTLYAHQSKIIVYEGETVEAGEKIGEVGKTGKVTGPHLHLGYDGNKNGKFTNSEQLDDPAKLLYSDGN
- a CDS encoding phage tail protein is translated as MSDDSKLRAYLFTVEIDGIETARFQKCEGLEAETYVYEVEEGGLNHTTRKFRGRTRFPNLILEKGITENDSLFNWFKETCLENKKLERKNGSVVLKDTEGNEVKRWNFFRAFPCRWIGPKLVTNLGSDFAVERIEIAHEGIEVDNDSESQENDNWFHIGKNMSEETNFIGTEESSADELEDNNIPQLNGSADQFATNMEDLVGTPYVWGGNTPENGGMDCSGSIIYGLNKMGNDILDQSASDLYNNYTEPATGNVQRGDLRFLRDSDGNITHVQTITDVNGTRVNASGGPENSIENPGIIELLDPPLPTSGDIRRLHF
- a CDS encoding DUF4097 family beta strand repeat-containing protein, producing the protein MKIIFLLILLSFGIIYAESFTNTQKFDKNSIRNLSISLKYESLYISNTKGNEIFITIEANKQGLLPEIIVQNDCFAVKTVADKPLDNFLCDVNIFIPDNYDLNSLFIENNMGKTNIENTSAKLMKIETEGQNNYSNLNADSFELNDMGDSNSIIKNLNCNYFKINRFMGKTQLSLKHPPLTESSIRAKNGEIEISLEENESYSFFVKSFNSKLINRFNNTETAYIRDGKKIVQNKGSSFINIQTHTGNIILARD